Proteins encoded by one window of Dreissena polymorpha isolate Duluth1 chromosome 11, UMN_Dpol_1.0, whole genome shotgun sequence:
- the LOC127851170 gene encoding reticulon-4-interacting protein 1 homolog, mitochondrial-like yields the protein MKAAMIRQPCFRSCVHLRNALEVHEKSTACTFQKGRQKCYSTQTENKITTVEKKKPKRRMKAWYIYQYGGNEELTLSEEAKIPEITSPKDLLIEIQAASVNPIDVVMRGGYGRNLINKMRTWLGRGSGSEFPLTLGRDFSGIVQQTGHLVTRYKPGDEVWGALAGQRQGTHAQFCIAGENEISKKPSSLSHIEAASLPYVATTTWAALITMGHMRENSFHDKRVLIHGGSGGIGTFAVQLIKAWGGEVVGTCSTDAVALVKHIGADYVIDYRTEDVLSRLGDIGKLDLILDPVGGEAQEATMKFLRPYHNYVTLVFPLLPNADKHGFLAGMAKSAVDLNFGITKGISKGLTSYRWAFFIPNGEALKKVAVLVDSGKIQPVIDKVFKLDELPLAYEKVEQKHGRGKTVIDMRA from the exons ATGAAAGCAGCTATGATAAGACAACCCTGTTTCCGCTCATGTGTGCACCTTAGAAATGCCTTAGAAGTTCATGAGAAAAGTACAGCCTGCACTTTTCAAAAAGGCCGCCAAAAATGTTATAGCACacaaacagaaaacaaaataACCACAGTTGAGAAGAAGAAACCAAAAAGAAGGATGAAAGCTTGGTACATTTACCAGTATGGAG GCAATGAAGAATTAACGCTGTCAGAGGAAGCAAAAATCCCTGAGATCACAAGTCCTAAAGATCTTCTGATAGAGATCCAGGCTGCCAGTGTCAACCCAATTGATGTTGTTATGAGAG GAGGATACGGCAGGAATCTCATTAACAAGATGAGGACCTGGCTGGGCAGGGGGTCTGGTTCAGAGTTCCCACTGACACTAGGGCGGGACTTCTCAGGTATCGTCCAACAGACCGGTCATCTTGTAACACGCTATAAGCCTGGAGATGAG GTGTGGGGAGCACTAGCAGGGCAGAGGCAGGGAACACACGCCCAGTTCTGTATTGCTGGAGAGAATGAG ATTTCCAAGAAGCCCAGTTCTCTGTCTCACATTGAGGCTGCGTCTCTTCCATATGTTGCCACGACAACCTGGGCTGCACTCATCACCATGGGACACATGAGGGAGAACAGTTTCCATGATAAAAG ggTTTTAATTCATGGAGGGTCAGGTGGCATTGGAACTTTTGCTGTGCAA TTAATTAAGGCGTGGGGTGGTGAGGTCGTGGGGACCTGTTCAACTGATGCAGTGGCCCTTGTGAAGCATATCGGCGCTGATTATGTGATAGACTACAGAACTGAGGACGTCCTGAGTCGTCTTGGAGATATTGGGAA GTTGGACCTGATACTTGATCCAGTGGGAGGGGAAGCCCAAGAGGCCACCATGAAGTTTCTGCGTCCCTACCATAACTACGTCACCTTAGTATTCCCCCTGCTACCTAACGCTGATAAGCACGGTTTCCTTGCTGGAATGGCAAAATCTGCTGTCGACTTAAACTTTGGAATAACTAAG gGTATATCAAAGGGGCTTACTAGTTACAGATGGGCCTTCTTTATACCAAACGGTGAAGCACTCAAAAAGGTTGCTGTTTTAGTGGACTCTGGAAAG ATTCAGCCCGTCATCGATAAAGTGTTCAAACTGGACGAGTTACCCCTGGCTTACGAGAAGGTTGAACAGAAACATGGACGGGGCAAAACAGTGATTGACATGCGTGCTTGA